The sequence below is a genomic window from Sceloporus undulatus isolate JIND9_A2432 ecotype Alabama chromosome 5, SceUnd_v1.1, whole genome shotgun sequence.
CAGTTGTCATTCCAACCAGTCTTACAACGTTTGGAGGGGAGACTCTTTGCCTTCTAAGTACAAAGCTCATGGATGCCGAGACAGttaaatatgtatacatacatcATCAAGGCCCAATCCTTCCCTCAAAAGTGGTTCATGTATTACTTCCAATTTCCAGTTAATTCTGTGGGGCATATAGAATGCTCTTTGGTCAAGATGAGCTGTATTATCCTGTACAGAAACTGATACTGTTGTAATAATTACAGGAGGGAATGTTTGCTGATGCCTTTCTTCTTTAACAGACATGAAATTGTTAAAATTGATTTTGTCCTCTTTATAAATATGTGGAAATATGTGGAAATCATTGCACCCAATTTACCATATTTTGAATAGAGGAAAAGCTTGCTAACAGATGACCGGGATCTCTTCTTGACATTGTGCTGGAAGTTCTGGGACCCATCCATCCCTTCTCCATAGCTGCCATACATCAGCAAGATAATAGAGGGGGCATTCCCACTTAAGTTTTAAATCGCTATAGAATAAACCGCTTGTTTTTAATCCGTTTTAAAATACCACGCTAATTACCCCGCTCTCCGAATCGCTGTatttttcgttcccatttatcaCTACAAATCAATTTTTATGTCGCTGATCGTCCCCATTTAAGACATAAATCGGTGTATAATTTAGGATTTAAACCGGTTTCGTGGTTGTCAATCAAATGACGTAGTAGTGACGTAGTTTTTAACCGGGGTAATTTAAAGCGATGTAAGTCTCCAGTCGTTCCCATTTGTCCGTCCGTTAGCATTTCCCCTTGTGTTTTgcgccttttttttttaaaggaccaatCAGGCTGCGATTTTCTGAAACGTCAAAAGCTTTTCAGCCTTAGAAGTTCTCCAGCTTCGCTCCGCTGTTCTCCTCCTTCACACAGCCATGGTTCCTCTAGGCGAGTTTCAGAATTTTTTGTCTGTGATTTGCTTGCTTTTGCATCACTTAATGGAGCAACGGGAAATAATCATGTCCACTTTTAAAAACGGAGAACATGATGACGATATGCTTGCACATCTTGAAGATCTTAATGGTATGCTTCGTTTCTACTATCATAATTCCCAACTGAGCATTCAGCCCATGGCTAGAAGGTGGTGGATTTACCCCAAATCTGATGTTCACTGGAATGTTTTTGCCAGAACTGTCTGGTCTGATGAGATGTGGAAACGGACTTTCAGAATGCCTCGCGCTATTTTTAATATGCTTATTAAGGAGTTGCGTCCTCATCTTACCCGGAGAGACACAAGGCTACGTAAGGCAGTCCCTGTGGAAAAGCAAATTGCCATGGCCGTCATGTACCTTGCCCATAAAGGATCTTATGCAACAGTAGCTACATTTTTGGAGTGGGCAAGTCTACTGCTTACAGGGCAATAATTCATGTCTTCCTTTGCATGGAGACACATCTACTCCGTAGAGCTGTCTACCTTGGAGACCACAGAAAGGTTTAGTATTTATTTTACCTCTTTGTTTTTTGTCGgctgcttttttcattttttactttttcattttttacttcCACTGCAATTGTatagagggagatagagagagagagagaaggggggaaggaaCATGAGGGGGATGGAAGGAAtggatagaaagatagatagatagatagatagatagatagatagatagatagatagatagatagatagatagatgcaaggaaagaaagatggattgagagagaaagagagagctagctgtctgtctgtctgtctggttggatggatggatagcaGTATAAACTAAAAGGTATGGACCTAACTTTCTACAGGTGCAGGTTAACTCAGTGTGAGGtaatttttaaagaggaaaatagGAGGGATAGAAGCCATCCTTCCTTCTTCGCAAGTATCATTGAAAGCGAAgacaaaaaggaagggaaattaCCCCTTCCTCANNNNNNNNNNCATTTTGCTTTGGAGCTTGAAATGTATCACTGCATTCATCTACTTACTTTGTAACTGTTCAATGCTAACTGacacaatgtttttttaatgtttcaccCCTAGGTAATGGCTGGTTTTGAGCGGCTAGGATTTCCACAGGTGGTTGGGGCGATAGATGGCTGTCATATTCCTATAATTGCACCTGCTCATGAGGGCGCGCAGTACATCAATCGGAAGCAAACACACTCCATGATTCTGCAGGTGACATGTGACCATAACGGAATTTTTCTGGACCTTTTCACCGGTTTCGGTGGATCCAATCACGATACGTTCCTACTGAAAGAATCCCCCATTTATCATGCACTTAAGGCTGGAATTTATGTACCCGGGCGTCCGACTGTGACTATTGCTGGAAAACGAGTTGGCCCAATTCTGCTTGGAGACGGTGGTTACCCGATAAAACCTTTCTTGCTGATCCCTTTCAAGGTGGGACACAGCAAAAGGGAGGGGGTGTACAACAGAAGACTGTCAAAAGCATGTTGTATCGTGGAGAGAAGCTTTGGGAGATTGAAGTCGAGATTTCGTGCCCTGCAGTGCGGGCTCGATCTCACGGTGGATAACTTACCTTCAGCAATTCTTGCCGGTTGCATTCTCCACAACATTATTGAAACCAATGGGGAGGTTCTAAATGGGAGGAACACTTCTCCAGAGACATTTGTTATAGACCCACGACGTTacatcagtgatgatgatgagaggaaaTTGGGGGAGGGAATAAGAGATGCCTTTGTGACATATTTTAACTCATAAATTTTAAACTTATTACTTGGCTATGAAATGCTGTCATGGCTGGAATATGGGTCAATAGAAAACTTCtcgtatatactgtatatcaataAATCATTACATCAAATGTCAATGTTTTTGTATTTCGATACACCTGCAATAGTTCCTCATCTCTAGAAAGAAACTGATTTTTTGCATTACATTACCACTCTGTGCAATGTTCAGCCATGTCTGTCTGGTGCAACAAAAAACTTCATCTCCAATCAGTCACTGGAAGCTTTAAATCCAGAGTAATAATTGGAATGTATTACGAGAAAGGGGGCTcagagttatttttatttattcttaatttttaaattccCCATGACTGTTAGACAAAATGAGGTTCAAGCCTTTACCTCCAACAGTTACATTGAAGAGTGGAAGAGGGGGGTTCATGGGCTGCTCCAATTACTTGCCATTGTCAAATGCTATTCAGGTTCATTTACATAACAAGCCAGGAAGACAACAATTCTTGTATTTAGCATTCTTGGGGGGGACTCCTCCTCTGGGCTCTGGATTGCAACTAGGATGCATTGAGAatagaatagtaataataataacatgtttAGAAATAAACACAAAATCTGCTTCACACATTTACAAGGAGAAAACCCCTTGCTGGTATTGCCATTGGGTTGCCAAGAGCAGGAAACATATAGCAAATAGCATCTGTAATGGCACACTGTGAATTGTTGTTTTGGAATAAAGCAAATTACCAATCTATGCCAGCAACACACAACAAACTACTGTGCAATTCGAACAACTCGTCATTTCATCACATTATGACATTGTGGCAACTTCTATGAAAGGTAAATGGCATTGCTCAGTGATGATTTGTCTGCCCTGCACCTGTCCTTTAGGCTGTGATAatgtcattttcctttttttacctATTCCCTCTCACAGTTAACACAAGTCTACCCTCGTAAAAAACATCTATGAGTGTTTCATAGGCATTACCTTTGAATCTAATTCCGTTTgtcggggggggggtgtgtgtttgtgtctgtgtttgtatgtgtgtttgttggATGGTGGGTTTAAACCTGAGCACTATTTGTATGTATTTGGCGAAGGGGGCCACATACTAAAACTATTTAAATGGCAAATatcacatgggttttttttttaaccattaccTCTCCCCCTTAACCCAAGGCAAGGGAACTTCCTTAAAAAACATCCCTTGGCTACACCAGCATGTAGGTAACTGATGGGGAGGTACATACCTTCCTTCATATTGTTTAAATGGCTATTTATCTT
It includes:
- the LOC121931639 gene encoding putative nuclease HARBI1; protein product: METHLLRRAVYLGDHRKVMAGFERLGFPQVVGAIDGCHIPIIAPAHEGAQYINRKQTHSMILQVTCDHNGIFLDLFTGFGGSNHDTFLLKESPIYHALKAGIYVPGRPTVTIAGKRVGPILLGDGGYPIKPFLLIPFKVGHSKREGVYNRRLSKACCIVERSFGRLKSRFRALQCGLDLTVDNLPSAILAGCILHNIIETNGEVLNGRNTSPETFVIDPRRYISDDDERKLGEGIRDAFVTYFNS